In Vigna unguiculata cultivar IT97K-499-35 chromosome 3, ASM411807v1, whole genome shotgun sequence, a single genomic region encodes these proteins:
- the LOC114176672 gene encoding WRKY transcription factor 28-like: MSVEPKELYYQDLVLDHNNHHGTGGGGGGGGSDMYQKHFSTSLIPAVSTPYDSQQPFDPSYMTFTECLQGGMDYNSLATSFGLSPSSSEVFSSVEGNHKPAEGGDGAAATAATETLATLNSSISSSSSEAGAEEDSGKSKKDRQVKTEEGGENSKKGNKDKKKGEKKQKEPRFAFMTKSEVDHLEDGYRWRKYGQKAVKNSPYPRSYYRCTTQKCTVKKRVERSFQDPTTVITTYEGQHNHPVPTSLRGNAAAGMFTPSLLATPTPLAAGSNFPQDLFLHMHHQHHHHHHHPHHHFHNTLFSTQSTNAVTTTTTAVTTAATPPSIYSSYNINNSLLHNQYLPSEYGLLQDIVPSIFHNKTHHQN; encoded by the exons atgTCTGTTGAACCTAAAGAACTTTACTACCAGGACCTTGTCCTAGACCACAACAATCACCACGgaacaggaggaggaggaggaggaggaggatcTGACATGTACCAAAAGCACTTTTCCACTTCCTTAATCCCTGCGGTTTCAACACCCTATGACTCACAACAACCCTTTGATCCCTCCTACATGACCTTCACCGAGTGTTTGCAAGGGGGCATGGACTACAATTCTCTTGCAACTTCCTTTGGCCTTTCTCCTTCTTCATCCGAGGTTTTCTCATCTGTTGAAGGGAACCACAAGCCTGCAGAAGGAGGAGATGGAGCTGCTGCCACTGCTGCCACCGAAACCCTTGCCACTCTTAACTCATCTatctcttcttcatcttctgAAGCCGGGGCCGAAGAAGATTCGGGGAAGAGCAAAAAGGATAGGCAGGTGAAAAcagaagaaggaggagaaaaCTCTAAGAAAGG GAACAAGGAtaagaagaaaggagagaagAAGCAGAAGGAGCCGAGGTTTGCCTTCATGACCAAGAGTGAGGTTGATCACCTTGAAGATGGATACAGATGGAGAAAATATGGACAGAAAGCTGTCAAGAATAGCCCTTACCCAAG GAGCTACTACAGGTGCACTACGCAGAAGTGCACAGTGAAGAAACGCGTGGAGAGGTCATTTCAGGACCCAACCACTGTGATAACAACGTATGAAGGTCAGCACAACCATCCGGTCCCCACATCGCTGAGAGGGAATGCGGCCGCAGGAATGTTCACACCTTCTTTGCTCGCCACACCAACTCCACTTGCAGCCGGGTCAAACTTCCCTCAAGATCTCTTCCTTCACATGCATCATCagcatcaccaccaccaccaccaccctcaCCATCACTTTCACAACACCCTCTTCTCCACCCAATCAACAAACGCCgttaccaccaccaccaccgccgtTACCACCGCCGCCACTCCCCCCTCCATTTACTCTTCCTACAACATTAACAACTCTCTTCTTCACAACCAGTATCTTCCTTCTGAATATGGCCTCCTTCAAGACATAGTCCCTTCCATCTTCCACAACAAGACACACCACCAGAATTAA